The genomic segment GCTCCTAATCGGCGGTAACTGGGACGGAATGAGTCACCCCATTGCACTAGACAATGGGCTTCATCAAGCATTAAACCTGTGATTTTTAAGTTGCGATCGCTGAGCTTTTCCCAGACAGGTTGACTCAAGAGGGTTTCTGGAGAGACGTAAAGCAATCGAGTGTTTGGTAAATTCCGTAAGACTTCGCGGCGTTCTATTTGCGATAAATTACTATGCAAACAAGCTGCGGGGAGATTCCGAGATTTACAATCTCGGACTTGATCTTCCATCAGGGCAAGTAAAGGAGAAACTACCAATGTCAAGCCTTCATTAAGGATTGCTGGTAACTGAAAGCAAATAGACTTACCACCACCTGTAGCCATAATCGCTAAGCTATCTTGCCCGCGCAGCAAGCTCGTAACTACCTCTCGCTGAGACGGACGCAGATCCGCATATCCCCAAATTTTCTGAAATGTTTGCTGAACTACCGTCCATTCTCTAAATGCTTCTGACATTTGTTGTATGCATGACTCATTAATTCAAATAAGCACTTGGGCAAAATAAATTACTCAAACCCGTAAAGTTGCGCCCCTGCGGGGCGCAACTTTACGGGTTTGGATGTGTAATTAATTATACCTAGCTACTTATTTTAGACATTTGTAGGACTTTGCGATGAAGTGTACCGATCATCACAGCAATTCTCATTATGAAACCAATTTTGGTGTTTCCAGCGCCTTCGGCGCTGGAAACACCAAAATTGGTTATTTGAAAGCCCGCCAACGGCGGGCTTTCAAATAACCAATTTTATAATGAGAACTGCTGCGATCATCACTTTAGTGAAGGCATAAAAGCAAAAAAAGAGTTGCAATTCAAACTCTCTTTTTTAGCTGGGATTGACAACAGCTTGTAAAATCAAGAAAATTAGTTTTTTGTTAAAAGGCTTATTTGATAAGGCTTTTAACGAAAATACAAGGATTTATCTAAAATCTCAAAACAATCACTAGAAAAGCTATTGATTTACAAGTATTTATTTAGCCAAAGCTATATATATTTGTATAACCGTAAGTTAGATGACTGATTTTCCCCAATAAATTTATATAATTGATCCAAGTTATCGCAATTCTAATTCATTTGTTAGATTAAATTGTTTATGAAAGTCTGCCCCTTAAGGATGCATACTTTCATAAACAATTTAGGATTGCAATATAGTTAAAGCTAGTAATTTCCCAAAGCAAAAGAAATCCTTAGACTAGAAATCAGGTGCTTACATCGGTTTTTGATCAAACGAAGCACAAATTTTTGTTAAAGCTATCGCTTAGTGCTACTTTTAACAATGATCTAATAGTTTATATAATCGTAGAATCTTTCTAAAGCTCGTTTTAAAGGGACATTATTCAGGTGAGACCAGAAGAGTCATCCACTCTTAAGATCAAAGAGATGCTTCATCACGTACTTACGGTTGAGGATCCACAAGGGTTTCGTAATTTTCTCTTGAATAATATGACTTATTCTCTAGGGCGTAGCTTGGAGAATTCAATAATTCTGCGTTCTAATCTCGTATCTAGGCAACATGCAACTTTGTTGGCAGTAGCTTCTAAGAAATCGTCATGCTTCTTCCGAATAATTGACGGCAGCATAGAAGGGAAGCGCAGTACCAATGGAATTTTAATTAACGGCAAAAAGAGATTTTCGCATATATTGTCACATGGTGATGAAATTCTTTTTAGTAAGGATACCAAGGCTGTATATCAGGTAATCACTGCGATTACCAATATTCCCAAAATTAATAGTTCCCAAAACCAGACTTCTGAAAGTAGTCATCCTAAGTTCAATCATCGGTCATTTGATGATACTAAGCCTTTTCGCATTTCTCCTTTACAGGTCATTCTGGAACAAGATTTATCTACGCATATTCATAAAACTATTAACCAATTCATTTCATCACCAGAGCTAAATCCACAACCAATTATAGAGCTAAATCTCGTCGGCAAAATCTTATATCTTAATCCTGCGGCGTTATCTCAATTCCCTAATCTTGAAGAGACGAGAATCAATCATCCTATACTTAAAGATCTTTTGGCTCAATTGCTGCCATTGGTTAATCCTGAACGCAAAATTTTTGTGAGAGAAGTATCGATCAATGAAAAGTTATTTGAAGAAATCATTCATTTTATGCCTTGGAGCGAAGTAATTCGGATCCATATAGCTGATATTACAAATCAAAAGCAAGCAGAAGCGATAATTTCCTATCAAATTCATCACGATGCGCTGACAGGGCTGCCAAACCGAAAATATTTACATGAACATTTAGTTGAGGTAATCGAAAAACTAGAAGATAAGCAACAATTATTTGCAGTTCTATTTCTGGATATTGATCGATTTAAGTTAATTAATGATTCTTTAGGGCATAGCATTGGAGATCTATTGCTGAAAGCTGTAAGCGATCGCTTAAAGAAGTTGCTTAAAAAGGATGATTTAATGGTGCGTTGGGGTGCAGATGAGTTTGCGATCGTAGCTAGGGACATCAATTCTAATGATGACGTTGTCCAAATTGCTGAATCCATGATTCAAGCTTTGACTTTTCCTTTTAATTGTGGTGGGCATGAACTACATATTACGACCTGTATTGGTGCAAGTATTTATCCAGATCATAATACTGAAGTCGAGGGACTAATTCGGAATGCAGATATGGCAATGTATCGGGCTAAAGCAGAAGGTCAAAATAGCTTTCAGTTTTATGTCCCGAATATGCAGGAGCAGAGTTTTCAGCGATTATCCATGGAAAACAATTTGCGAAGAGCGTTAGAGAACAACGAGCTGCTGACATACTATCAACCTCAAATCGATTTAATCACGGGTAAAATTGTTGGCTTAGAAGTTTTACTACGCTGGAAACATGTTTCTTTAGGTTCAATTCCACCGAGCAAATTTATTCCCCTAGCTGAAGAAACAGGACTAATTACGGCGATTGGGACTTGGGTGTTAAGGCAAACCTGTTTACAAGCGATCGCATGGTTAAAGATGGGATTACCACCGATTCAGATTGGCGTGAATTTATCGATCAAACAACTTCAACAAAAGGATTTTCTATCTTGTTTACAACAAATTCTCGAAGAAACAAATCTTGATCCTCATTTCCTAGAGTTAGAAATTACTGAAGGAATTATGATGGACAATGTTGAGGAGAAGATTGTCTTGTTAAATGAATTCCGTCAGATGGGAATTCAGTTGTCAATTGATGATTTTGGCACTGGTTACTCAGCTCTAAGCTATCTGAAAAACTTGCCAATTGATACGCTGAAGATAGACCGTATTTTTATTGAATATATTGCTCACAATGCCCATGATCGCGCGATTGTGGCTTCGATTATTAGTTTGTCCCATAGCCTAGACCTGAATGTAATCGCTGAAGGTGTCGAAACCCAAGAGCAAGTTGATGTATTGCGATCGCTCGGCTGCGATCAGATCCAAGGTTATTTTTTCTATAAAGCCTTACCCGCCGATGAAATCGAGACTTTATTAAGGTCGCAAGGAATAACTAGACCCAATAGAATTGAGCCAGCTCAATAATACCAATTCATAGAAGTGTTGTCACACTTCTATGAATTGAAAACCAAACCCTGCAAGGGTTTTAAAAGCACAAAATGGCGTAGCCATTTTGTGCTTTTATATAAGTGGTGGCGCAAAGCGCCGCCACTTATTGGGCTCGCAGCTAGATGCTGAGCCATAATCTTAGGTTTAGCTCTTGGTTGGGTGAAGTCTTAGCAATTTGGACTAGTTCAAATTGGTTACAGATTGGTTCTTGTAAAGTCACTTCCACCGTGCGTAATAAATCTTGCTGGAAGATGGTCACCACGATCGCATCGCCAGCCGCAAAATCTCGTAGGCGTTCATTAAAGTTTTCGGCGGTGACGCGAATTCCTGCGATCGCAATTACCATGTCACCTGTACTGATGCCAGCTTTTTGAGCAGGTGAGCCAAACTCGACTTTCTCAACTTCAGGAATTCCATTTTTAGATTTGAGCGTCATCCCGATAAATGGGATATCTTGCCTTGAAGTCCGTAATTCGATTCCAAAGGGTTCCAGATAGTAATTATAGTCTAGTTCTTTATTGCCATAGAGATAATCATTCCAGAATGTTGACAGGTCAAAACCTGCCACAGTCTCGATTACTTCATGCAGATCAGCTTCACTAAAGCCAATCTCATCTTTACCAAAACGTTCCCACATAATCTGCATGACTCGATCAAGCGATCGCAGGTTATTAGTTTTAACACGAATTAGTAAATCCAGCAGCATTGATACCATTTCCCCTTTGAGATAGTAGGAAATCTGGTTGTTATGGGTATTTGGATCGGGGCGATAGAGCTTAATCCATGTATCAAAACTAGACTCATAGAGAGATTGGACATTACGCCCAAAGGTCGTTTGCAGACGGGTGATCGCCTTACTTACTAGTTTGAGATAATGCGTTGCATCATAGAGTCCTGCCCGCAGTGGAAAGATCTGGTCATAGTAACTAGTGGTTCCTTCACTAAACCAAAGAGAACTAGTGTAATTTTCTTGATCATAATCAAATTTTTCTAGCGCTTTGGGGCGAATCCGTTTTACATTCCAAGTATGGAAAAACTCATGGGCAACCAGATTCATAAATTGGAGATAGCTCTCTTCTTTGCGAAATCCTAATCGGTTGTAAAGAAGAACTGTGCTGTTTTTATGCTCTAATCCTCCAAATCCGTTGCTAGCATGGAGGATAAAGTCATAGTGATCGTAAGGCAACCCGCCAAACATTTCCGCTTCCACGGCAACGATCTCCGCCGTATCTTTGACAATGCGCTGCATATCTGCATTATGCTCGCCCCACACCACAAAGCTATGGGGTTTGTCCTGAACGGTAAATTCATAGCGATTATGAATTCCAATCTCGAAGGGACTATCAACTAAAGTGTCAAAGTCCTTGGCATAGAAAAGATTATCTTCTGTATTCGCAACTTTGGGCAAAGGCGTTGCAATTTGCCAATTCTCTTTGATTTCGCCAATCTCGACAGTATAAGGCTGCTGCTGATATTCAGGGACATACATAAATACTGCTGCACCCGTCAAAAAGGCGTGGGTGCGATCGATATGATTGGTACGCACGGTCAGTTCATTACAGAAAATCCTATAACGAATTTTAATAATCGAATTATCATTTCCACATTTTATCTGCCAATGATTTTTACTGATTTTTTGCCATGACAGAGGTTGCCCCGTTTCATTTGCTGCCTCAAAGTCTTGCAGATGTTTGGCATATTCACGCACCAAATAGGAACCAGGTGTCCAGACTGGCATCTTCAGATCGATAAATTCATCTTGCCAATTAGCGATCGCTAGTTCGACCTCTAACAGATGATTTTCTGGCTCTGGGATCGATAGACGGTAGTTAAATTGGCTACTAGTGAGATCTTTCATGTTTTTTAATTTATCGTTAGCATAGTCGGCGCGAAGCACCGACTATATCAAATCATCAAGCTCTGCATAATCGGGCAAAGTCGTATCGATCGCCATACCATTTCTAAACACAGTGCGATCGCTTTGAGGTCTTGATAACAACTCATTATAGCTACGCGCCTTAAATAGAACTAAGTCGGCAGCCTGTCCAATCTCAATTTTACCAACATCAGGTAAGCCCATCAGTTTCGCAGGGCGCGAGGTTACTGCCTCGATCCAGTTGTCATAGGGAGTATCTAAATGCGAAATCTTTGTCCCCATGCTGAAGACTTCTAATAAATCATGATCGCCAAACCCATAGAAAGGATCACGGCAATTATCGCTGGATAGCGCCACGCTCACACCCGCCGCATCGAATTCCTGAACTAAGGTAACCCCACGCCAGCGAGGAGTTCGCTCCGCAACCCGATCTTGTAAATACAGATTGCACATGGGTAAACTCACGATCCCAATATTTGCTTCTTTAACAAGGTCAATCGTCGTATTGGCGATATCTTCATCTTGTACTGCCAAACTACAGCAATGACCGCAGACTACTTGCGAACTAAAATTATTTCGTAAACTAGCTTCGGCAATATAATGCAATGTGCGCGATTGCGGATCATTATTCTCATCTGCATGGAAATCAGCACTGAGATTGCGTTCGGCAGCTAAGATAAAAATCCGATCTAAGTATTGATCTAGTCCTGTGACCATATGAGCAATGCCGCCAATAATGCCACCTAAATCAGCGATCGCATCAGCAAATAGTTCTCCTTCGTGAGTTGAGAAATAAGGTAGCTGCACTAGTGACACAGCTTGAAGGGTGATTTTTTCCTTCCATTTTTCCCGCAGTTCTTTAAATACTTTAAATGTAGTCTCCACTTGATGCGGTGGGCAATCTAAATGAGTCCTTATTGCTTTTGTGCCGTGGGCATAGCTGCATTTCAATCCAAATTCCATGCGGCGATAGAGGTCGTCATAGTTCCAATTGCCTTGCTCTGTGCAATCGCGATAAATGCCTGTGAGTGCACCTTGAAATGTGCCATCTAAATTCGGATTACGTTCCCAAATATGACCTTTGTCAAGATGAGTATGTAAGTCAGCAAAGCAAGGAATCATGATCCCCTGTTTGCCATCGATGATTGGTAAACTTTCTGTAGGAATTTCTGCAATCCGAGAACTAGGCAAAATTTCACTTATTTGACCATTACGGATTTCGAGATGGCAA from the Pseudanabaena sp. BC1403 genome contains:
- a CDS encoding M61 family metallopeptidase; the encoded protein is MKDLTSSQFNYRLSIPEPENHLLEVELAIANWQDEFIDLKMPVWTPGSYLVREYAKHLQDFEAANETGQPLSWQKISKNHWQIKCGNDNSIIKIRYRIFCNELTVRTNHIDRTHAFLTGAAVFMYVPEYQQQPYTVEIGEIKENWQIATPLPKVANTEDNLFYAKDFDTLVDSPFEIGIHNRYEFTVQDKPHSFVVWGEHNADMQRIVKDTAEIVAVEAEMFGGLPYDHYDFILHASNGFGGLEHKNSTVLLYNRLGFRKEESYLQFMNLVAHEFFHTWNVKRIRPKALEKFDYDQENYTSSLWFSEGTTSYYDQIFPLRAGLYDATHYLKLVSKAITRLQTTFGRNVQSLYESSFDTWIKLYRPDPNTHNNQISYYLKGEMVSMLLDLLIRVKTNNLRSLDRVMQIMWERFGKDEIGFSEADLHEVIETVAGFDLSTFWNDYLYGNKELDYNYYLEPFGIELRTSRQDIPFIGMTLKSKNGIPEVEKVEFGSPAQKAGISTGDMVIAIAGIRVTAENFNERLRDFAAGDAIVVTIFQQDLLRTVEVTLQEPICNQFELVQIAKTSPNQELNLRLWLSI
- a CDS encoding EAL domain-containing protein; translation: MTYSLGRSLENSIILRSNLVSRQHATLLAVASKKSSCFFRIIDGSIEGKRSTNGILINGKKRFSHILSHGDEILFSKDTKAVYQVITAITNIPKINSSQNQTSESSHPKFNHRSFDDTKPFRISPLQVILEQDLSTHIHKTINQFISSPELNPQPIIELNLVGKILYLNPAALSQFPNLEETRINHPILKDLLAQLLPLVNPERKIFVREVSINEKLFEEIIHFMPWSEVIRIHIADITNQKQAEAIISYQIHHDALTGLPNRKYLHEHLVEVIEKLEDKQQLFAVLFLDIDRFKLINDSLGHSIGDLLLKAVSDRLKKLLKKDDLMVRWGADEFAIVARDINSNDDVVQIAESMIQALTFPFNCGGHELHITTCIGASIYPDHNTEVEGLIRNADMAMYRAKAEGQNSFQFYVPNMQEQSFQRLSMENNLRRALENNELLTYYQPQIDLITGKIVGLEVLLRWKHVSLGSIPPSKFIPLAEETGLITAIGTWVLRQTCLQAIAWLKMGLPPIQIGVNLSIKQLQQKDFLSCLQQILEETNLDPHFLELEITEGIMMDNVEEKIVLLNEFRQMGIQLSIDDFGTGYSALSYLKNLPIDTLKIDRIFIEYIAHNAHDRAIVASIISLSHSLDLNVIAEGVETQEQVDVLRSLGCDQIQGYFFYKALPADEIETLLRSQGITRPNRIEPAQ
- a CDS encoding cytosine deaminase; the encoded protein is MLEPSHYWIVNVRIPNCFIDSEIIGQNLEAHLTTTLQRDRLFPCHLEIRNGQISEILPSSRIAEIPTESLPIIDGKQGIMIPCFADLHTHLDKGHIWERNPNLDGTFQGALTGIYRDCTEQGNWNYDDLYRRMEFGLKCSYAHGTKAIRTHLDCPPHQVETTFKVFKELREKWKEKITLQAVSLVQLPYFSTHEGELFADAIADLGGIIGGIAHMVTGLDQYLDRIFILAAERNLSADFHADENNDPQSRTLHYIAEASLRNNFSSQVVCGHCCSLAVQDEDIANTTIDLVKEANIGIVSLPMCNLYLQDRVAERTPRWRGVTLVQEFDAAGVSVALSSDNCRDPFYGFGDHDLLEVFSMGTKISHLDTPYDNWIEAVTSRPAKLMGLPDVGKIEIGQAADLVLFKARSYNELLSRPQSDRTVFRNGMAIDTTLPDYAELDDLI